AGGACATATTCTACATCCAACAAActagaaaagttttgaaggtctatcaTTATCTTGTAACCTTCATGATAATCTTGTTGGAGATTTGTGGCAACAGGATTTGCAATCATAGGATTTGGAACTGGCTGTGGGTGTTCGGCTGCAGCAGGTTGGTTGTTACTCTGTTGTAAGGCTAGTTGTCCGATCATatccttcaattctgctaagGATGTCTCAATTGCAGCGAGTCACACCTCTTGATTGTCGGTCATGGATGAACTTCGCTCTGATACTAACTAAAATAAGACTAATTAAACTCCTTCCGGAATCTTAACTAATAacatttggctaagacgaaatttaaaaaatgaaaagttaGAAACCGAAATCTCTTATTAAATTCTCGAAAATTAAAAGTATCTCAAACAATTAAGaaataactatttataatagcaaaaatcctaatataaaaaattataaaaaaatctaaaataaaaataaaaatctaaaattgatccctaaattatagaattttaaCCTCGGATTTTGTAACAGCTCTATGGCCTtgtcatatttttaaaagtcgTGTGtctcgaattttttttttttttcaaaaaattatcgtGGACCTCTAACAGATGTCACCGGTAGAAATTAAGATCGATCCAAATCTGTTATAAAATCTAAGATGAATTGCTCAGTATCATTTTTAGTCCCCACAAAaagtaatataattattttaatttttaatttcaaattaatcaCATGTAAGTTGgataacaattttaaaaatagtgtttagtatttaatattttaactaatatttagacattaaaataaattataaaaaattaatttttataatatttaattaatcactattaatattaatttgctATAAAACACCCTCAACATTAAGTCTTATCATAGTTATGGGTGGCTTAATCATGTTTTGGATGATATGGACTTCactaattatatttatcttGTATGATGGGATTAGTCATTACTGATTCTAAAATAGTCAAATAGGTATAATTTAaaggataaattatatttttattattaaattacttaAATATTAGTAATTAAGGATTGATTTTTTATGAATTAGAAATTGAGTTCCCATAAGTATATATGAAATTGGATAcaaattttagaaatatatgaAGACTGAAAAATATTGGTAAATGGGTAATCTTAATGTATTTTGTATAGAAAGAAGAAGCAATATCCAATGAATGAAGTCAAAGAGACCATGTTTGGTGGTGGTCATCACTCAATCCTCCATATCCATCTCTCGTCATCCTCACCATCTCCTTTGCCTCTTGTGCCTTTGCTTTCTGCAAATTTTCAACCATTCAATTAATATTCTCAACAAAACTCataatgattaattttttaaaaaaattaattaaaaatactaaaaaattatcGATAACGACACAATTGTAatcaaaactttaattttaataacaaaattcaaacttttaaatttattgtaattatagtccatttttaaactaatttattaaattagtcaaaaaaatttatatttttttacaattatagataattctgaaaataattttaagtaattttaaattaatacaagtgttatgtattatttatttatttttttaaataattaattaaaattatataatcaaTTATTTAACTCTAATTAACTATATATTCTAAAGATATTTAACTCTTATTATTAACCATATACTCTAATAAACATCAGTTTTAAGAGTTTAATACTTTTACGGTGTGGgattaattaaagttaaaaatttattacatagatttaattaaatatttaaaaaataaataaataacacatGACAATTtgcattaattttaaatcgataaaaaattattttaaaatttgactgtaattataaaaagttaaaaaatttaaatataatattaaaatttttttataatagtaaTTAAATGTTATTAAATTTGAGTCAGGTTTAATTCATTCTAAAAGTTAGCTCAAGGGGAGGATTGCGTATAACTAAGGGCACTGGTGCGTGACACATTTATGGGATGCCCAACATCAGAAGGGGAGACTCTGATACTATATTAAATTTGTGTCAGGTCTAACTCATTCCAAAAGTTAGCTCAAGAAGAAGGATTGCCTATGAGTCATATAAGGGATACATTATTCCTTTTCACAACCGATGTGAAATTTAACAAATGTAAAATTGTGATTGTTTAagcgaaaaataaataaatcacctGCATTATTTCTATATCATCTGCCTCTGCGTTGAAGTCATAAAATGCACTTGCAGCAGTGAGCTTCATGGATAAGAACTGAAtattcccaaaaaaaaaatcagttgagagataaataataaaaaaaaaacaatttgggTATTAGAAAACATTCCTTCAAACtcctaattataatttaattacctCAATTTGATTCTGCAATGATCGAACATAATTAATTATCTCATCCAACATTATTGCCATGCCCATGGTCTGTTAAAATAATCAccacaattaattaatattagcaattaattgattaatattttatttattctttctaCCTTGGAGCAACCTGGGACAATTTCTTGCAAGCATCTTATTTTCTCATTGATTTTTCCTCTTCTTACCTGTTATCCAAGAAATTAAACTCATTAAAATTACCTATTCATTATCAATTTCTTTACTTtagattattttttagaaacattttatataaaaaattattatttattttatcaattttaaaaaatatggaaGAAAAATATTACCCTTTCTGCTAAACTGTGGCTATCAGTAGCTTCCCCTCTTCTAGCTCTTACATGAACAACTTCCTTtagtttcttctcttctttcttgGCTTtgtctctccttcctcttcttgaACTCTGCAAatcatttaaagaaaaaaacaaaaaacaccATGAGGTTCAATCTCAATATAAATACAAATACAGGCCAATAGAAAAGCAAGAATCAGCATGCATTTACAGTTTTGCCCTTCCCAATCTGAGAAACTTGCAGGGATGATGAGTTCAAAGAAGAGCTTTCTGATACATCCATTGCTTTTCTCTTCCTGCTTTCAAGAAATTCACCTTTGTACTGCTGACCATGAGAAACAGGAAAAACAATATTCTGTTTGTTTTGACGGAAAATacttggaaactttccttccaAGTTCCCTGGAAATTCTGCAGCTGCAAGAGCTTGATGGGTAAAGGAGTAGTCAGTAGAGAAAGGCATATATGTATTGAAGGTCTGGATTGGATCCAAATTTGAAGTGAATGAATCTGTGAATTGGTTCATAGATTCTACGGTTGGATTAATATCTAAGAATGGAAAAGAGGGTCTAAAGCCTTGCAAATCTGCTGTGAATTCCATGGGATGAGAGTTCTTGAATTGAAATATAATTGCTTTGAGAGCCAAATGGGTATTTTCTGTTTTGGAAAtggaagagagaaaaagagaattgtATTTATAATATGGGATTGTAGGCTCTGCCTCAATTTCCTTTTACTGTACACACAGAATTTACTTTTATGGCAAGAAACTTTGCAAttataatatatcttttatagAAATAGATATAACATCTACAGGTCTAGCCGATGATAAGGGTAGTAGAGTAAATTTGAGatattttcagtttaatttcttaaattccGTATCTTTTTAGCTTTGACATATGCATATGTACTAATAGAATGTTAATGGTAATCAGTCTATCAGGTAATTTAGTTAgtataaaaattctaaaatagccttaatatgaaaaaattaattaattaattttttataaaattaaaaaattaattaataaattatataattataaaaattaaatagtaaaatatttaataagtaaaattaataaaaaattaattaatactcttttcattttataatttttattcatttttactGTTTTTGATTGTTAtcgttttaaaattattatccatttatttttagactataataacatataaattaactattataatcctatttaattttattttatttctaagaaatattttacaatatttcttaatatttaaaatttaatatatttaatatgaatataattaaaaaaataataaaaaattatatttttttaatataaataaaaaataaagtgaataaaaattattaaatagagaaaatataaattttaaaatattaaaaatattttaattaatttttaaaatcaacatAACAatcaatgatttttttataatataaaaaataaataataaatttttcgttttaatatatgaaattaGGAGAGTTTTTTATAATATCACCATAATTTAAATAATGTGGTATTTATAAATTGTTTGCATATATACCTTCAGATATAAGGAAAACTTACTCCTCTCAATAAATATAGTCTAAAAAatcaatcttttattttttttttaattattattatgaataGAGTGGACCTCACCATTACTGGATgatttatcttttctttttttaattaataaaattattaattaatctttatattaaaaaaaatttattaattaatttattgatttttaaaaatatattaaaatatatgtgaaattttaaaaaatttattagttaattttaaatattataaaattaaaaaatcaattaaaatttttttatattatataaattaaataaaaaaatatttaataattaaaattaataaactgattaataataattttttaaaattttaaaaatattttaatatattttttaaaattatacaagtatttcaatctattttttttaaattgaatcatcaaaaaattttattagagaaattaaatagtaaaattatcaTTGAAGAAAGCATAAAGAGGATTAGATTTGGAGCCACGTGGCAATACCAGTTTCTATGTTTTTGTCTGCAAACTGGATCCCACATTAGAGGATAATATCCAATAATTATATGGGCCCATCATAAACTTTTGGCCCCCAAGGCCCAGGGAAAGTATGTGAAAAGGGTTCAGTTCAGGTcagaactattttattaatatcttttttttatattataatttaagggTGAAAACTTTTTTTACaattctatatatatttttcttaatttaattttaaaataaatttaaaaatacaatcgtagttgtaaaaatatttatgcTGCGTATTACGCGTtggaatttaattattattataaaaaaatatttgaatttatttaatttaataattcatataaaatattttaaaatttaagaattaagaaaaattttcaaattgtacatatttaacataataataatCTATGTAAGTATGTAaacattattataaatataaaaaatatttaattaattattaatataaataaatttaagctaTGAAtatctaatatataaaattttaatcatatgttattttcaaatttCAGCTCATTCCTATAAAATTcggattaatattttaaaaaaattaaatccataCACATCCGTTGTcttatcctttttctttttatttatgttattaattttgttataaattaacttgaaatttaaatttgacttagaaagaaattaaaaaaaaaaaatttattaatattatatgataACAGCAGGATTTCTTTACTTCAGGCCCTGACTTGGCCTATCAGAACGGTCCACGACTTGGAGCCCTTTAGACTTCCCGATTGAGCCCGATTCATCCCACTCAGTTTCAAAACTAGACTCCTACTAAACTCCCAGTCAGACCGGTCCAGTCCATTCGGTCCTGAGACCGAATCTCTCCTAGGATCGGTCTCTTTCTCTCCAACCCTGTCATGATAGGAAAGGACAATAAGTCCAGTCACTTCGCAACCATGTCTGCTCGCGCGCacgagagaattaaatggccgcctgacataAGGAAGGTCACTGCATTATTCATGCGTATGAGCCTGTACGACAAAAAATCAAGTATTTCTAAACTTATAGAACGctttgtaaaccctattttttggatctcagatcatcattattaattcaaaaaataaaagaaatttaactcaaaaattgagaaattaagcATCTTGACTTTTAGATTAAATCAAGAAATCAAAATTTTACCTTAAAATGTTTGATttcaaattaactaaaatttaaattgaaattgttaagttgaattaaataaaatgatgaaaataatattatattaaactaaaacaaaggaaataatttttaataaataattttttaatatttaatttattttaaaaatttaattaacgaaaaatatttttttaacttaaaaaaattaagttatttttaaaaaaaattaaatttcattttttacattttaaagattttattaaaatctttatatataaatttgttaatattatttatttttaaaataaaataaaataataaaaaataaattatttgttaaaaaatattttttcacatgaaatattttttaaatgtaaattatttttacagataaataaaattttaaatttaattaattgataaaaaaataaaaagatgccTAATAGAATTGAGAGAGAGGATAGAATGTCGCAGAAGGAAgggcgagagagagagagcagaaTACCAGCGATTGAAAAAGGAAAACAATGTTAAGGAAAGGGTGGTTAGGTAATTTTGTCTACAAAATACATGACGTATCAAAAGGTTTATCCAACTCTTTTCagcttttaattatatatatatagtaataaATAAGACTTTCTGGATAAAAAAGTCATTTTCTtgcatttatttttcataaaataatactttatgaaaatatatgtatcatcttttataattaagaaaaataaattcacttcacaataaattttaaataaaatataaaatttaatttatttttataaaaaaaataatcttcctgtatttaaaataaagtggCTATAGACATTACCATTAATATTATAGTaatgtaataataaaaaataataaataaagaatttaaatatgGAGACAATGATGTTTTCTCGCCTCCTTATTTTAGatcattttcataattttaaaacctTCTTATTTTGGCGGTACGCTcccaaaagaaattattttttttaaaatagtttaattttttaattaaaaaaatattttttatatttttttaaaaaatattttctataaaataaaccaaaattttaaactagAAATATAGCAATCGAGTAGTGTACATACAACCCATTAATAAGTAAAtggtaataaaattaaaattataatatattatatttaaatttaaattaattacattCTATtggttgattatatatatattagaatgtgataataaatttttaaattgaacgTTCATAGATTTAATTTGATAGTAAGTGTATCTTAATAAATTTGAAAGTTctcatgttttatttttttaatctctaattttcatttaaaaaaaaatttaattgagtaTGGCTTAAATATAAATTTGGATTCATATACAACAGGAACGGGATGAAATTTAATACATCACATGTGAGATGTGTGTTTGGGAGGTGGCAAtgcatttaaaacatgctttaAACTCTTTGTTCCAAAAGGATTTAGGGagccaattaaaaaaaaattttttaaaaaatttcaagtaGTGTGGGGACTAGCTAGGATTTTCTTTCTTAAATGAAGTCCTTGCCTAACATAGAATTGGTTTGATATTTTCTCAACTACCtcttaattgtaaaaaaatgaTTAGTCACCATcaagatattaaaaatttaggCTACATTTTACTACGTTAACCGATTTAATATTAAccgatttaataattattagtaagcAGTAAATTAACTGaattaagttaaattttaaaaaatttaaatttaattcattaaaaattttacgagcttaaatttgaattagaattttattcatttcgaaTTCGAaccaaatattaataaattaaaatttagatcGGTTAGTAGACGAGTTTAGATAAATTGAGTTTTTatcgaatttaattttaaatagtttaaaaattatttaatttatttacttatataataaattttaatttaaaattaaataattttaattaaataaatatatatataaattaacttgtaaatttataaagataaattcttaaatcttaatgatctaaatatatatatttagattTGACTCATAAAAGTATAtgtagaatttaaatttattttttttatatattaatttcagCCTACTTAGCAAAATTATCCACAGATCTATTCGTGAGTTTTCttatgaatttaaaaatgaattaaactcatgaattttaataaactGAATACTATAAAACTCAATTTTGCCTCATTTATTAAacaaacttaaaaaattaaggttgagtttaatttatttaaaaatcaaattgaatccaATCGAGTTTTTATCAAATTGAACCTTCGAGgctcataaataatttatttatttttatgttgtaaaataa
The Manihot esculenta cultivar AM560-2 chromosome 1, M.esculenta_v8, whole genome shotgun sequence genome window above contains:
- the LOC110607716 gene encoding transcription factor BEE 3 — protein: MEFTADLQGFRPSFPFLDINPTVESMNQFTDSFTSNLDPIQTFNTYMPFSTDYSFTHQALAAAEFPGNLEGKFPSIFRQNKQNIVFPVSHGQQYKGEFLESRKRKAMDVSESSSLNSSSLQVSQIGKGKTSSRRGRRDKAKKEEKKLKEVVHVRARRGEATDSHSLAERVRRGKINEKIRCLQEIVPGCSKTMGMAIMLDEIINYVRSLQNQIEFLSMKLTAASAFYDFNAEADDIEIMQKAKAQEAKEMVRMTRDGYGGLSDDHHQTWSL